One window from the genome of Pseudomonas fluorescens encodes:
- a CDS encoding flagellar hook-length control protein FliK has protein sequence MTGDINIPPLPQATATARMPAVTGELLKLLAPAEGLIGPGQTAQAEVLSLKQADQTFQLLLKVTLESGRQTTVQATSTQPLPQGTSLAVTQPSPSNLTIAVQQAVASSVATLTRIDTTQMPVGTLLQGKVLTSQALPSLPGQPAVYRSLVSLLNTAQAGSTLDIDSPRPLRIGTLLSAQVQDAQTLKFVPLSNRQEQLAVSQQLLTQVSRQGSLDSLITALQNLPVTDDTGTELRAAVTRLLAGLPDVQQLSTPKGLAQAMVASGVFLESKLLAGQPPSLAPDMKGDLLKLIAQLTPALPASTNLSAIIAANTLAQVLPSFVRSALGMLGQVSAKPQPTSFPLPSRQLKDQDEGGDLEHLLRLAAAAVSRLQSHQLSSLEQTGLTDDGRLMSTWQLEIPMRNLQDIVPLQVKFQREETPPREQPDERREEREPKQQLWRVELAFDMEPLGPLQIQAQLLSGSLSSQLWAERPYTASLIESNLTALRERLVTCGLNVGDLDCHLGTPPQGPKTRLEQRWVDETA, from the coding sequence ATGACAGGCGACATCAACATCCCGCCGCTGCCCCAGGCCACGGCAACGGCGCGTATGCCAGCGGTGACGGGGGAGCTGCTCAAATTGCTGGCTCCGGCCGAAGGGCTGATCGGCCCCGGCCAGACCGCCCAGGCCGAAGTGCTGTCGCTCAAGCAGGCCGACCAGACTTTCCAGCTGTTGCTCAAGGTCACCCTGGAGAGCGGTCGCCAGACCACCGTGCAAGCCACCAGCACGCAGCCATTACCCCAGGGCACCAGCCTGGCCGTGACCCAACCGTCCCCCAGCAACCTGACGATTGCCGTGCAACAGGCCGTTGCCTCCAGCGTCGCCACCTTGACGCGCATCGATACGACGCAGATGCCGGTCGGCACGCTGCTGCAAGGCAAGGTGCTGACCAGCCAGGCATTGCCGTCATTGCCTGGGCAGCCGGCGGTCTACCGGTCATTGGTGAGCCTGCTCAACACCGCCCAGGCCGGCAGTACCCTGGACATCGACAGCCCCCGACCGCTGCGCATCGGCACGCTCTTGAGCGCCCAGGTGCAAGATGCCCAGACGCTGAAATTCGTTCCCCTGAGCAACCGCCAGGAGCAACTGGCGGTGAGCCAGCAACTGCTCACCCAAGTGAGCCGCCAGGGCTCGTTGGACAGCCTGATCACTGCCCTGCAAAACCTGCCGGTCACCGACGACACCGGCACCGAGCTGCGCGCCGCGGTGACTCGCTTGCTGGCTGGGCTGCCGGATGTCCAGCAACTGAGCACGCCCAAGGGCTTGGCCCAGGCCATGGTCGCCAGCGGGGTGTTCCTGGAAAGCAAACTGCTCGCCGGCCAGCCACCGAGCCTGGCGCCGGACATGAAAGGCGACCTGCTGAAACTGATTGCCCAACTGACACCGGCCCTGCCCGCCTCCACCAACCTCAGCGCCATCATTGCCGCCAATACGCTGGCCCAGGTCCTGCCGAGTTTCGTGCGCAGCGCCCTGGGGATGCTCGGCCAGGTCAGCGCCAAGCCGCAACCCACCAGTTTTCCGCTGCCCTCGCGCCAGTTGAAAGACCAGGACGAAGGCGGTGATCTGGAGCACCTGCTGCGTCTGGCCGCCGCTGCCGTGTCGCGCCTGCAAAGCCATCAGTTGTCGAGCCTGGAACAAACCGGCCTGACCGACGACGGTCGCTTGATGAGCACCTGGCAGTTGGAGATCCCGATGCGCAACCTGCAGGACATCGTGCCGTTGCAGGTCAAGTTCCAGCGCGAGGAAACCCCACCCCGGGAACAACCAGACGAACGCCGGGAAGAGCGCGAGCCGAAACAGCAGCTCTGGCGGGTCGAACTGGCATTCGACATGGAACCGCTCGGTCCGCTGCAGATTCAAGCCCAGTTGCTCAGCGGCAGCCTGTCCAGCCAATTGTGGGCAGAACGGCCGTACACCGCGAGCCTGATCGAAAGCAACCTGACAGCACTGCGTGAGCGCCTGGTGACCTGTGGCCTGAACGTCGGCGACTTGGACTGCCACCTTGGCACCCCGCCCCAAGGCCCCAAGACTCGCCTGGAACAACGCTGGGTGGACGAAACCGCATGA
- a CDS encoding EscU/YscU/HrcU family type III secretion system export apparatus switch protein: MTTHTEPRQAIALKYDGHHAPTLTAKGDEALAEEILRIARDSEVPIYENAELVKLLARMELGDSIPEELYRTIAEIIAFAWNLKGKFPQGHDPNAPSVEKDVTDRGDDY; this comes from the coding sequence ATGACAACCCACACCGAACCCCGCCAGGCCATCGCCCTCAAATACGACGGCCACCACGCCCCGACCCTTACTGCCAAGGGCGACGAAGCCCTGGCCGAGGAAATCCTGCGCATCGCCCGGGACAGTGAAGTACCGATCTATGAAAATGCCGAGCTGGTGAAGCTGCTGGCACGGATGGAATTGGGCGATAGCATCCCGGAAGAGCTGTACCGCACGATTGCCGAGATCATCGCGTTCGCCTGGAACCTCAAGGGCAAGTTCCCCCAAGGCCATGACCCGAATGCGCCGAGTGTCGAAAAGGATGTGACCGACCGCGGCGACGACTACTGA
- a CDS encoding DUF2802 domain-containing protein, whose amino-acid sequence MILEVAVIVLFLFWAGTLAMFLAYIRGQRQIAAQQAQGDALRDQRIKDLAKRVDDYQNGTVRMGEALHELRAVVAPLPDKLAQLEQRDPSSLSFAQAARLVGMGASVDELTQACGLTQAEAELMSKLHRGG is encoded by the coding sequence TTGATTCTTGAGGTAGCAGTCATTGTCCTGTTCCTTTTCTGGGCAGGTACGCTGGCGATGTTCTTGGCATACATACGTGGCCAGCGGCAGATTGCCGCTCAGCAGGCCCAGGGCGATGCGCTGCGCGACCAGCGCATCAAGGACCTGGCCAAGCGCGTCGACGATTACCAGAACGGCACCGTGCGCATGGGCGAAGCGCTCCATGAGCTGCGTGCCGTGGTTGCGCCGTTGCCGGACAAACTCGCCCAGTTGGAACAGCGTGACCCCTCCAGCCTGTCCTTCGCCCAGGCCGCCCGCCTGGTGGGCATGGGCGCCAGCGTCGACGAACTGACCCAAGCCTGCGGCCTGACCCAAGCCGAGGCGGAGTTGATGAGCAAGCTGCACCGAGGCGGCTGA